In the genome of Daucus carota subsp. sativus chromosome 9, DH1 v3.0, whole genome shotgun sequence, the window TTAGAATTGTTGCATTTAGTGTCTAGTATTAAAAATTAAGCCCTGAATTGCAAATCCCTGTCCCAGATTAGATCTGGAGtttcaatattattaataattttatatttaaatttagtaCAAAACTGATTCGCTATGAatagaaattaatattattactgCCTGTTACAAACTTATATACATTGTAAGAATATGTCCTGATGGCATGCTGAGGAGAGTATGTAACAGAGGATAAATCATGGTACAATGTGAAGGCAATAACTTTTTGAGAAGACAATAATATCTGTGAACACAATAGAAACAATTCTGACTAAACTTTatgtttttattagaaaaaactGAGGTTGAATGTGTGTACGCCGCTTTcttatatatagttataatgATCAATGTGCTATTATACTACTGAAGATCACTATGGCTGCCCTTAATCTATATTAATATCTATGCCTCCTGATATGTACTTGTAATGCATTAATGGAAGGGGGCACAGGGCAGTGCATGTAAAGTGTGTACCCAACTCAAGAACCGTGCCCTGATTATAATAGCATGTGTCGTATGTTATAAAATAGTCATTCATTGTATAAAGCAGCTAAGCAAGATTATATCTCTTCTTGTTCCAACTTCAAGAATGCTATGCATCTGATGTACCTATGTGAACATCAGCTTCAATAATGAAATTAATCTAGAGATGCATATTCTTACAGTTCAATTTCTTCGGAGAGTTCCTCATTGTTGGATGCAACTAAAGCCTGCTGACGAAGAACCTGGTTCTCAGATTCGAGGTTGGACACATTTAATTCTAGCCTGAGAATGAGCACAAACCACATAAACAGAATATTATAATACAGGCACAGCAGGTATCTTCTCTCTTAAGTGCAATGATGCAACTACCTTTCAAGTGTAGTCTGTAGCTCTGCTAGTTTCAACTGTGATTCCTCTACTTCTTTTAGTCTTTCTTTGCTCTCAGTTTGAGCTTCATTAAACATATGCTCAAACTCATCAGCTCTCTTTCTCAATTCCATTATCTCTTCCTGCATGTATAGACTTAGTATTACATAACGTTTACCTTTCAGTGTTACCGTTTTGTCCCCCAAAATTTTAACTGCAGTGAACTAGAAAACTAAATTCATGACAAACTTTGTTTCATAAAACAGTGACCAGAAACCAGATCATATGCATCCTTGTTATGTTCGATGGTATAGTGACATGTTATAATGCACAGGAGGCAAAACTCAAATTATTTTACCTCCAGCTCTTGATTTTGACTTGTCAGTTGCTCCAACTTTGTATTGTCCACAActggtacctctttaataacAGGAGGGGCTTGCTCAATAGCGATCTTTGCTGCTTCTCTCTCGTGTATGACTGCAGCACGTGCTTCCTCTAGTTGTTCTTGGATTTCATTTAGAGCATTCTGCAACTTTGTAATTTCTTGGCCCTTTGCTTCTTCAAGGTCAACCTGTAAGAGTCCAAATGTTAGCAAATATGCTGGACAGACAAACTTTCCCCTGTATATTACTCGGCGCCATAATCATCTGGTTACTTATTTTTCAGATATCTGTATCAGCAGTGGTGTACGAACTCTCAAGAAACTTAACTAACCTTCATGTACTAACAGAAATTCCTTTCAGGTTGTATTTATGGAAAAGATATACGTCCtctttggaagttagaggttttaGGGGAACTTAGAAGTTTGGGCCATATTAGAGTTTGACCAAGAGAATCATCTAAGTTTGGTGTTTGGTACTTAGCAGATTGTAATAGCGGCTTGGAtttaaaaagctaattttcaaaaaactgCTTTGAGGAGCTTTTCCAATTAGAGGTTTGATATGTATCTACTTAAGATGCAAAAAGCTAAGTAACaactatttaccaaacaatttcgTTTAAAATAGgtattcaatccgctagtcaaaacaactCTTCCAATCTGCTAACAGTTAACCGCTATTTGCCAAATAGGGCCATAAGGCAGGATACCCCTATCGAAATTTAGTGGCATTCTACTAGCTGGTTATTAATTGGTTTAAATGTCTAgaagaagaaaatatacccgCAAATGCTTTTCAAAATCTATTCGCCATGTTAATTCCTCGACACGTTTCTCCAGCTTGTCCTTGGCCTCCCTAAGGGCCCCTGCATCTCTTGCAGCCTGCATTAGGTAAAAGTTCAGTTGCAACCATTTTAACATATACAACTGCGCCCGAAATTGTGCCAGAACTTGAAATTTGGTTCTGTGATATAAAATGCTCACCATCTTCAGTTTTCTAAGCTCCAACCTTGCGATTCTTGACCTCCAAAGACATTGAAGTATGAGATTTGCTTTCTTCTGTTGGTTATATGTCGAACGTGCATAAAATACTCGCCATTGAGTCTGTAAAATGCAAACATTAGTTGAATAAATTTTGCTGGTAAATGTTACTTATTGTTCTATTCTTATTTTcagaacatataaaatttagaaatgTAAAGTAATTATGATAATAAGTACataaataaacttttttaactaaatcaaGTGACTTGAGATGGATTGTGAACTTGTATGTATCTTAAAGAAGATGAGGTTGTAGGACCCTTGCTTTTAATAGAATGTAAGTATGCATGAATTGCATGTGTATGATAGCCTGTCATAATGTCATTTGTTTCTAGGCTCTCACAAAATGTGTCTGCTTGACTTAACTTTCATTATTCATTTTGGACTAATCCTATTCAGTGTTCACATTTCTTGAGTTTCAAAAACCTTAAGTAGGGCGAGCTAAGCCCAATGGAAACTCACCAGAACCGACTGGGATAAATCTTTTCTAGTTCAggaattaaaagaaataagagAAATCCTTAACTAGAACCAGTAAGTACCTGGATTGTTGTTGCAGCCCGGTTTCTTCTTCTGTGCCTGAATTCATTTCTGGCGGCCATGGATCGCAGTCCAGTTTGAATAACTACTGCCGCTTCCTGTAATTTCTTATAAGATTTCCTTTGTGCACAAGCTCGTGCATGCTTCTGTATACGTATTGAAGCAGCATCCTCCCTCATGTGTTCATAAAGCTTACGTGCAATTTGAGCTGTAGAAATccacatataaaaatttattgtttgCTCCAAATTAAAATCCTTAGTTTCACGAAGAAATTTATATACTTCTAGGTTCAAAGAAAATGTGTTTAGCTACTTAAGATGTTATTTACCTCTCCAGTGTTTTTGCATCTGAATTGTAGCCCTTTTAAGGGTAATGAATTCCTTTCTGGTGAGATATGTTCGGATTTGTCTCTGTATGCGTCTTGCAGCAAAAGCTAGAATTTCAGCTCTTCGTGCATCTAATTCAGCCATTTGCCCTGCTCTAAGAAACACCTTTGTTTTCCCAATCTGaagtaaaaacaaaataaaattgatgaggCCATACAAAAATGAAGCACACTGATGCTGAAATACTTCTAGTACAAAGCAATTTTTTTATACCTGATAGCCCTTTAACCCCATCCTGTCACAGATAGCAACACATGCAGATTTCTCATCTGATCTGCATGAGGGAAATAGAATAAGAACCttgtaataaaaattaatagtaAGTGCATATTATTACTGCAACTGAGAAAAGTTTAAAACCAATTATGTTTCGGAGAGAAGAAATTAAGAGCAAAAAACATGCATCTCTTTAGGAAGCAGTTATAAGCAAGTTTACTTATAAAGGTCTCAGATTCCTTTCATATTAATAGAATATAGTACAGTAATAAGAGAGGTGTATAGTAATGGTATACCCATCCAAAACATCCGGAGATAACATTCCAAATCGTTCAAGAAATTCATCAAATGACCGCTTTGTTGGATACCCTGCACAGCTGATTCTAATTGCCTCTAATACACCCTGTCACCAACAGCAGTTAGTTGCCAATGCAAGTTGAACTGATAAACTTAATAGTGCTGTTAAGGAAATTGGAAATTTTTACTTACGCCACATCTTAATTGGTTAATGACATTGAAGTTCTCAAAAATTCCTGGCTTCAGAACTGAATTAGGCTTTACACATCTGATGTAATGTGGTTCTGTTGTGCTGAGAGTTTCCATTAAACTTTGTAATTGTTGCTGGATCAGAAGTATAAAGTTATACACCAATCAGTTTTTTTAGGATACTCAAACAGAAGGCTTTTATTATGAACAAACTAAGCTACCTTGAAACGGGTGCCAATGGAAGAGAATTTTGACTGTTTAGATGTTTCCTCGGCTAATGTAGGAAACAAATTAGCAACAAAACTGCACTTTGAGGCATCAAGTAGAGCTTGATGCTCTGCTATGACATAATCCTTATTCTTATCCAGAAACTGATCAGCTACGTAGGTAACCTGTTTCACAAAAGCATTTCAGTTATTAATTAGttgtttcaataatttttttgtaaggAAAATAGATCAATGGCTGTACTTACATCTCCAGCATAATGATTTATTGTAAAATCAGTTCGTGCAAGTTTCGGCTTGCTAAAGCGTTTATGGTTTTTGTATGTCTGGTACATCTTTTGCGCAAACGTCTCATGGGTGGCCTTTGGAAACATACTGCACAATATTAAACTTTGGTATCAGCTTATCTTAAAACACATCCATTCATTATGTGTAATTTTTAGATCTCTAAGCGAGACAGTGTTGTTCAATAATTTAGATGATCATTGCATGCATCATACAATGATCATCTAGATTTCAGTTCTATCTGTACATTTACCTTACCATCATGTGCTCGACTAGTCAACTGATTCTTGGTTCTTATAAATTGTTTAAGCAATACAGTTGCTTAGGATAGTGTAAGGGCGCTATTTACTTACCAGGCCTCGTCGAGAAGAGCTATGATACCACCAGGTTTCTGCAATCAGGCATGCAAAATTAATTACAGATATATCATTACAGAAGACTTTAAGTTTGATAAAGTTAAATTTTTCATGAGTTCACACCTTTTCTATAAGATCTAAAACATCTTGGTTGTCCACAAATTCTACATAGCTCCAGTTGATTTCTTCCTTTGTGTACTCTTCTTGCTCCATCTTGAAAACATGCTGtaaaaatacttatatatttatatacagatTACAGTAAAGAATGTTGcatatatgttatgtggaaCTGCATAGTATAATGATTgtagaaattaatataataaagaatACAAATAAAAGTAGGTATTACTTGATTAAAATGCTGTTGGAGCTTTTCATTTGTCAAGTTGATGCATAACTGCTCAAAACTGAGAGAATAAGCACATTGTGAGGTTCTCTTGttaataaaagaataattgtAGTGAGAAGCCAGTTAATACTGGTATAGAGTACCTGTTTATCTTGAAGCTTTCAAATCCATAAATATCAAGGACTCCAATTATGCTTTTCGCCGTGGGATCCTGGCCAATCGAATTGTTTATTTTGTCCACGAGCCTGGATTAGTTGATTAAAGTAGTAAAACATCATTTTTTGGCTTGCTCTTCTGCtatgtttttgaattaaatGAACTTGATGTTTATATAATCATATACATAAGTATTGCTTTTCTAAAGCTGCTTGGCGCAAAATTACTTTCTTAACTAATCTGCTTGATTCGGAACATGATAGAATTATTCCTCCAATTAATAGGTATATATTGCAGCTTATAAGTTCTGAACTTTTATAGTTACTGACATTCAGTTGCTTAAATTTAAAACTTCTACAGTTCTTTCCTATAGGATTATCTAAAATGTATCATGAAGCTTTAACTTAGTACTAGAAACCACTTCTAATGAAGACAATCCCTAAACACAAAGTAGTGTGTGATtaagtttatttttatataatacaatATTCATATGCATATTGTTTCTTTATTCCTTTGGTATTACTAATATTCGTTTAGGTTTCTATCCTTTATCTGTAATTTGTAAATGAGGCTAGCACACTTAACTATGTTGGTTTTCTATCGGTCTATCAATTGACACGTGCACGTCTAGTAGACTAGTCATCTCAGTTTTGCTTATTTTATGCTTCTATGGTGTCTAATTGAAACATAAGTAGGCAACAGCGTGGTAGCAGTTTGGAGAAATTTGACGCTGATGCCATAAAAGTGGAAGTGTATTAAGTTACCAATCAAATAGTCTGGAGTAGATAGTCTTTGCCAAGGCATCACGACTCAAGACAGCTGCAGCTGGATCCAGTGGTTTTGTAATGTTCCCATCTGGAGTTACAATCACACGCTGGCAAAGTGAGTCTTCTAGTGACTTCTCATCGCACCTGAATATAAACAAATGAAGGAGGATTTTAGTAAATTTTTGAGAAATACACGTGACAAATCTAATGAGCCAAGTAAAAGAGTTCAGACATGAGGAGCTCTGCAGCAGTCTGCAGATGATAGAGTGATTTTTCATCTTTCAGTTTGGAAGAATCAAATTCCTTGCCTTTGACGAAGTCAATGTTTCCAAGATGGAGGATAGCAGCTACAACGCGAAATATAGCATCCTACAAAACATTCAAAGTAATTAAACGATACAGATATCATTCATGGTCTTGGTGTCTCATAATTTATGCTGTTTTTTTCCATTAAAGTGAAGCCATGCACCTGCTCATCCTCACTTATCCCGACAACATCCATGGCATTCCTAGTTTCCAAGTACTCCCTTGCATCATCCACATTTGCCACTTCATAACAATTCGTCTGATTAAGATAGTGAAATGACCTTGGGTCTCCTAATTTAAATTTCTTGGCTTCCTGAAGAGGAAATAATATAACTTAGCTGACCAAGTTCATACTATTCAACTAGACTTAAGAATTAGCTACTAGTTATTGAAGCAACCTCTGGTGGTGCTGCACAGAGCATATAAAAGCAGTGATAATTCCTCTCAGGATCGGACACTTGGCAGACACGTGATCTTTCCAGAAGATATGTTCGGACAGCAGCCCCAGAAATCTTTCCATGCTTGTCAAACTGAATCTCTACAAATTTACCAAATCGACTGGTACAACCACTTGGTCATTTAAACACTTGTAAAATGCTAGATGTAATAAACTCtgtattttcattaaatttgatGGTACTTCCTAGTAATTCACCTGGAATTGTTGTTCTTTACTGTTTTTGCATTCCCAAATGCTTCAAGAACTGGATTGGACTGAAAAAATGGTACCTATTAGTTTCCACCGCGTATGTTTCTATAATGATTCAAATACGAAGACTAAATCACAGACCTCCAAGACTTGTTGTTCCACTGTTCTGCCCTCGGTTCCAGATCTGCCTCCCATGAATGCAAGGTATCTCATTAGCATTTTTGTTGTCTCGGTTTTTCCAGCTCCACTCTCACCACTTACTAAAATTGACTGACTTCCTTCTTCATTTATCATAGCCCTGATAATGTACATTTAGTCAATAACCGTCTAGCTATCCAATCCGAATAGGCAATGTTTCTTCGTATCCAATGATTATGTAGCAGTACCTATAACAGTCATCGGCAACAGCAAAGAGATGTGGATTTAGTTCACCAAAAGCGGCTCCCTTGTACTGCTGCATCATGTGGGTATCATACAAATGTGGTAACCTCCGGAAAGGATTCACAGCAATCAGAATGTTCCCTGTGTAAGTCTGCTTAGGAGAACCAATGATTAGATGCATATAGATATTATGCACTCAAAGGTGTTGATCTTTGGATCCTGTACTAGATTATTGTTCATAATGTGGCCACTAGTTGGCTTGAGTTCACATACTTTACTAACCAAAACAAAAACTCACATAGATTTCATTTATAGCGAATCGTGAAGCAAGGTTCTCAAGCACTCCAGGCTCATGGAGATAGGCTAATTTGGTCATGTCATCAACTCCAGCTGGTGGTGCTTCAGTGTCCTTGGGGTATATCTTTGATAAATCCGCAACTATCTGAAATCGAGTAATCAACAAGATACTGAATTTGTATCATTATATCCGATTTCACTAGTATACTTCTTTTGTAAGCAACAACCCTTTAATCTCTTGTTTATTTGTTGAAAAACTAGAAAGTATCAACTCAGGTAGGGACTTAGGAGagcaatttaattttaaaataaaaattttaggggCAGTTCTGTGGCATCTCTTATTTCTGTAATTTGGAAACAGTAATCAGTCATACTAAAGTTCCAGGGTTCTGATGCTGATCATGGTAGGGATTTCGTGATCATCTTAACACAATTTTGCCTAAAACAATACAgcattattcaaaaaataagtcAGATGGTAGAGTATTTATAGGATTTATTGCTGAATGTCCATTCTGGACAGGCAAACAAATTCTAGGTTTTTCCAGTTAGAAGTTGTTCAAATTCAGGAGCTTTTATGTAAAACATGTAGTAGTATTTACTCAATCATTCACTATTCCAAACTTAGTTTTCTTGACCATATCCTTTCCATGATTGCTTGCTCTGAATCAAGCAAAATAATTTCTTAATCATCCGCGAcagtatatttaaaatatataaaatcccTGGAGCAGTACCAGTGCCACCAAATTTCAGTTTAGATCATACAAGGAAATATAATACAGTCTACAGAATCTCTATGATGTCTatgttttattgtaaaaaaatatcaaattgtcATGCCGTAGTTCTGAGAAATTAAGGATATGATCTTGCTGCTTActatactaaaataaaatttctaataGATTGCATCTTTGCTTACTGTATTTCCATTTGTGGTGACTATGGTGGCATCCTTCCCTTTGATTTGTGTAACCTCTCCGTCGATCCATGCAACTTGAGGATCCTCAACCCAAACGTGCGATCCAACTATGATGTTTACAGGAGTTCCCTAGATGATCAAGTAATCAGCAAAAAGAATTAATCATTTTTTTCACTTTGCAACCAAAAAG includes:
- the LOC108202613 gene encoding myosin-12 isoform X1 encodes the protein MGTPVNIIVGSHVWVEDPQVAWIDGEVTQIKGKDATIVTTNGNTIVADLSKIYPKDTEAPPAGVDDMTKLAYLHEPGVLENLASRFAINEIYTYTGNILIAVNPFRRLPHLYDTHMMQQYKGAAFGELNPHLFAVADDCYRAMINEEGSQSILVSGESGAGKTETTKMLMRYLAFMGGRSGTEGRTVEQQVLESNPVLEAFGNAKTVKNNNSSRFGKFVEIQFDKHGKISGAAVRTYLLERSRVCQVSDPERNYHCFYMLCAAPPEEAKKFKLGDPRSFHYLNQTNCYEVANVDDAREYLETRNAMDVVGISEDEQDAIFRVVAAILHLGNIDFVKGKEFDSSKLKDEKSLYHLQTAAELLMCDEKSLEDSLCQRVIVTPDGNITKPLDPAAAVLSRDALAKTIYSRLFDWLVDKINNSIGQDPTAKSIIGVLDIYGFESFKINSFEQLCINLTNEKLQQHFNQHVFKMEQEEYTKEEINWSYVEFVDNQDVLDLIEKKPGGIIALLDEACMFPKATHETFAQKMYQTYKNHKRFSKPKLARTDFTINHYAGDVTYVADQFLDKNKDYVIAEHQALLDASKCSFVANLFPTLAEETSKQSKFSSIGTRFKQQLQSLMETLSTTEPHYIRCVKPNSVLKPGIFENFNVINQLRCGGVLEAIRISCAGYPTKRSFDEFLERFGMLSPDVLDGSDEKSACVAICDRMGLKGYQIGKTKVFLRAGQMAELDARRAEILAFAARRIQRQIRTYLTRKEFITLKRATIQMQKHWRAQIARKLYEHMREDAASIRIQKHARACAQRKSYKKLQEAAVVIQTGLRSMAARNEFRHRRRNRAATTIQTQWRVFYARSTYNQQKKANLILQCLWRSRIARLELRKLKMVSILYHRTKFQVLAQFRAQLYMLKWLQLNFYLMQAARDAGALREAKDKLEKRVEELTWRIDFEKHLRVDLEEAKGQEITKLQNALNEIQEQLEEARAAVIHEREAAKIAIEQAPPVIKEVPVVDNTKLEQLTSQNQELEEEIMELRKRADEFEHMFNEAQTESKERLKEVEESQLKLAELQTTLERLELNVSNLESENQVLRQQALVASNNEELSEEIELFKSRIKNLESENEFLRNQKVVVEQIPVLEQAMPPAQSLNNGHLNEDKNEAAKIQEETTKVEEQTTKEIASTATFLSKQRSLTDRQQENHDVLIKCLMEDKRFNKSRPLAACIVYKTLLQWRSFEADKTSIFDKIIHTIRSSIQDQDSVEDLAFWLSTTSTLLFLLQSTIKASNAPNVSSQRHRASPTTLFGRMAQGFRASSMGGGISSGYSGMEGKPNTQSKIEAKYPALLFKQHLTACVERIYGLIRDSLKKDISPFLNLCIQAPRSTRIRSIRGSSRTIHSNIVAKQQASNIHWQSIVKSMDSTLKILSENYVSSVITRKIYTQVFSFINVQLFNSLLLRRECCSFSNGEYVKAGLQEFEQWCIKAADQLAGSSWDELQHIRQAVGFLVMHQKSQKTLEEITNEVCPMLSIPQVYRIGTMFWDDKYGTQGLSTEVIAKMRAVMAEDSISVPNNSFLLDVDSSIPFSMEEISRSFLDVSLSDVEPPPLLRQRSDFHFLLQQID
- the LOC108202613 gene encoding myosin-12 isoform X2, which gives rise to MGTPVNIIVGSHVWVEDPQVAWIDGEVTQIKGKDATIVTTNGNTIVADLSKIYPKDTEAPPAGVDDMTKLAYLHEPGVLENLASRFAINEIYTYTGNILIAVNPFRRLPHLYDTHMMQQYKGAAFGELNPHLFAVADDCYRAMINEEGSQSILVSGESGAGKTETTKMLMRYLAFMGGRSGTEGRTVEQQVLESNPVLEAFGNAKTVKNNNSSRFGKFVEIQFDKHGKISGAAVRTYLLERSRVCQVSDPERNYHCFYMLCAAPPEEAKKFKLGDPRSFHYLNQTNCYEVANVDDAREYLETRNAMDVVGISEDEQDAIFRVVAAILHLGNIDFVKGKEFDSSKLKDEKSLYHLQTAAELLMCDEKSLEDSLCQRVIVTPDGNITKPLDPAAAVLSRDALAKTIYSRLFDWLVDKINNSIGQDPTAKSIIGVLDIYGFESFKINSFEQLCINLTNEKLQQHFNQHVFKMEQEEYTKEEINWSYVEFVDNQDVLDLIEKKPGGIIALLDEACMFPKATHETFAQKMYQTYKNHKRFSKPKLARTDFTINHYAGDVTYVADQFLDKNKDYVIAEHQALLDASKCSFVANLFPTLAEETSKQSKFSSIGTRFKQQLQSLMETLSTTEPHYIRCVKPNSVLKPGIFENFNVINQLRCGGVLEAIRISCAGYPTKRSFDEFLERFGMLSPDVLDGSDEKSACVAICDRMGLKGYQIGKTKVFLRAGQMAELDARRAEILAFAARRIQRQIRTYLTRKEFITLKRATIQMQKHWRAQIARKLYEHMREDAASIRIQKHARACAQRKSYKKLQEAAVVIQTGLRSMAARNEFRHRRRNRAATTIQTQWRVFYARSTYNQQKKANLILQCLWRSRIARLELRKLKMAARDAGALREAKDKLEKRVEELTWRIDFEKHLRVDLEEAKGQEITKLQNALNEIQEQLEEARAAVIHEREAAKIAIEQAPPVIKEVPVVDNTKLEQLTSQNQELEEEIMELRKRADEFEHMFNEAQTESKERLKEVEESQLKLAELQTTLERLELNVSNLESENQVLRQQALVASNNEELSEEIELFKSRIKNLESENEFLRNQKVVVEQIPVLEQAMPPAQSLNNGHLNEDKNEAAKIQEETTKVEEQTTKEIASTATFLSKQRSLTDRQQENHDVLIKCLMEDKRFNKSRPLAACIVYKTLLQWRSFEADKTSIFDKIIHTIRSSIQDQDSVEDLAFWLSTTSTLLFLLQSTIKASNAPNVSSQRHRASPTTLFGRMAQGFRASSMGGGISSGYSGMEGKPNTQSKIEAKYPALLFKQHLTACVERIYGLIRDSLKKDISPFLNLCIQAPRSTRIRSIRGSSRTIHSNIVAKQQASNIHWQSIVKSMDSTLKILSENYVSSVITRKIYTQVFSFINVQLFNSLLLRRECCSFSNGEYVKAGLQEFEQWCIKAADQLAGSSWDELQHIRQAVGFLVMHQKSQKTLEEITNEVCPMLSIPQVYRIGTMFWDDKYGTQGLSTEVIAKMRAVMAEDSISVPNNSFLLDVDSSIPFSMEEISRSFLDVSLSDVEPPPLLRQRSDFHFLLQQID